The following are from one region of the Streptomyces changanensis genome:
- the dnaG gene encoding DNA primase: protein MAGRINDDDVKAVRDAVPIDAVVSEYLQLRSAGGGNLKGLCPFHDEKSPSFQVSPGKGLFHCFGCQEGGDTIAFVMKIDHLSFSETVERLAAKAGITLRYEEGGYNPGHQRGERIRLIEAHKAAAQFYVEQLDGAEAEIGRAFLAERGFDQAAARHFGVGYSPAGWDHLTRYLRGKGFTDKELLVSGLAQESRRNPIDRFRGRLMWPIRDVGGDVVGFGARKLRDDDNGPKYLNTPETPIYKKSQVLYGIDLAKKDIAKSSRAVVVEGYTDVMACHLAGITTAIATCGTAFGGDHIKILRRLLMDNGSARVIFTFDGDAAGQKAALRAFEDDQKFAAETYIAIAPDGMDPCELRLAKGDEAVADLVEPRTPLFEFALRQIVGRYDLETPAGRAAALDEAAPVVARIKNVASQHEVAVQLAGMLGILDTQFVVKRVAQLARWARDRGGRGPAPARHAPSGESAAAPVALSGPALNLRSPAHRTERELLKLALQYPALVSPAFDAYGADEFTAPPYAAVRRTIAEAGGAEQGVHDAAGYVARVRDAAPDDTVRALVTELAVEVIHGRTVDETYAGDHLVQVRLRAVDRRIRDVQGSLTRLGGQGDPERFAAVQNELWVLQQYAQSLRNRGAEAL, encoded by the coding sequence GTGGCAGGCAGGATCAACGATGACGACGTGAAGGCGGTACGGGACGCGGTCCCGATCGACGCCGTCGTGTCCGAGTACCTCCAGCTGCGCAGCGCGGGCGGCGGCAACCTCAAGGGCCTGTGCCCGTTCCACGACGAGAAGTCCCCCTCCTTCCAGGTCAGCCCCGGCAAGGGTCTCTTCCACTGCTTCGGCTGCCAGGAGGGCGGGGACACCATCGCCTTCGTGATGAAGATCGACCACCTCTCCTTCTCGGAGACGGTCGAGCGCCTCGCCGCCAAGGCGGGCATCACCCTGCGGTACGAGGAGGGCGGGTACAACCCCGGCCACCAGCGCGGCGAGCGGATCCGGCTGATCGAGGCCCACAAGGCCGCCGCCCAGTTCTACGTCGAACAACTCGACGGCGCCGAGGCGGAGATCGGCCGGGCCTTCCTCGCCGAGCGCGGTTTCGACCAGGCAGCCGCCCGGCACTTCGGCGTCGGCTACAGCCCCGCCGGCTGGGACCACCTCACCCGCTACCTGCGCGGCAAGGGCTTCACCGACAAGGAGCTGCTCGTCTCGGGGCTCGCCCAGGAGAGCCGCCGCAACCCCATCGACCGGTTCCGCGGCCGACTGATGTGGCCCATCCGGGACGTCGGCGGCGACGTCGTCGGCTTCGGCGCGCGCAAGCTCCGCGACGACGACAACGGGCCCAAGTACCTCAACACGCCCGAGACGCCGATCTACAAGAAGTCCCAGGTGCTGTACGGCATCGACCTCGCCAAGAAGGACATCGCCAAGTCCAGTCGGGCCGTCGTCGTCGAGGGTTACACCGACGTCATGGCCTGCCACCTCGCCGGGATCACCACCGCCATCGCCACCTGCGGCACCGCCTTCGGCGGCGACCACATCAAGATCCTCCGCCGGCTGCTGATGGACAACGGCTCGGCCCGCGTCATCTTCACCTTCGACGGTGACGCGGCCGGCCAGAAGGCCGCCCTGCGGGCCTTCGAGGACGACCAGAAGTTCGCCGCCGAGACGTACATCGCCATCGCCCCCGACGGCATGGACCCGTGCGAGCTGCGCCTCGCCAAGGGCGACGAGGCGGTCGCCGACCTCGTCGAGCCCCGCACCCCGCTCTTCGAGTTCGCGCTGCGCCAGATCGTGGGCCGGTACGACCTGGAGACCCCGGCCGGCCGCGCCGCCGCCCTCGACGAGGCCGCGCCGGTCGTCGCCCGCATCAAGAACGTCGCCTCGCAGCACGAGGTCGCCGTGCAGCTCGCCGGCATGCTCGGCATCCTCGACACCCAGTTCGTCGTCAAGCGCGTCGCCCAGCTCGCCCGCTGGGCCAGGGACCGCGGCGGCCGCGGCCCGGCGCCCGCGCGCCACGCACCCTCAGGCGAGTCCGCCGCGGCGCCGGTGGCCCTGTCCGGCCCCGCGCTCAACCTGCGCAGCCCGGCCCACCGCACCGAGCGGGAGTTGCTCAAGCTCGCCCTCCAGTACCCGGCCCTCGTCTCGCCCGCCTTCGACGCGTACGGCGCCGACGAGTTCACCGCCCCGCCGTACGCCGCGGTCCGCCGGACCATCGCCGAGGCGGGCGGCGCGGAACAGGGCGTCCACGACGCCGCCGGGTACGTGGCGCGGGTCCGGGACGCCGCGCCCGACGACACGGTGCGCGCCCTCGTCACGGAGCTGGCCGTGGAGGTCATCCACGGGCGCACCGTCGACGAGACGTACGCGGGCGACCACCTCGTCCAGGTCCGCCTCCGCGCCGTCGACCGCCGCATCCGCGACGTCCAGGGCTCCCTCACCCGTCTCGGCGGGCAGGGCGACCCGGAGCGGTTCGCGGCCGTCCAGAACGAGCTGTGGGTCCTCCAGCAGTACGCGCAGTCGCTGCGCAACCGGGGCGCCGAAGCCCTCTGA
- a CDS encoding NAD(P)/FAD-dependent oxidoreductase: MVDADETFVIVGGGLAGAKAAETLRAEGFSGRVILVGDERDHPYERPPLSKGYLAGKDPRDGVFVHEPAWYARADVELHLGQSVTAVDREHRAVRLGDGTTIHYDKLLLATGAEPRRLDVPGTGLVGVHHLRGLADADRLQGVLAALGRDNGHLVVAGAGWLGLEVAATARGYGAEVTVVEPAPTPLHHALGPELGQFFTDLHAGHGVRFAFGTRLSEIVGQDGMVLAARTEDGEEHPAHAVLVAVGATPRTALAESAGLALVDRAHGGGVAVDAALRTSDPDIHAAGDVAAVHHPLLGLRLRVEHWANALNGGPAAARAMLGRSVSYDRVPYFFSDQYDLGLEYSGWAPPGSYDQVVLRGDAGRRRFLAFWLKDRRVLAGMNVNVWDVTAPVQALVRAGAAGTTVDPEALADPSAPLESLLPPA; the protein is encoded by the coding sequence GTGGTCGACGCAGATGAGACCTTCGTCATCGTGGGCGGGGGACTGGCCGGTGCCAAGGCGGCGGAGACGCTCCGCGCCGAGGGGTTCTCCGGGCGGGTGATCCTCGTCGGTGACGAGCGCGACCACCCCTACGAGCGGCCCCCGCTCTCCAAGGGCTACCTCGCCGGCAAGGACCCGCGCGACGGCGTCTTCGTCCACGAGCCCGCCTGGTACGCCCGGGCGGACGTCGAGCTGCACCTCGGGCAGTCCGTCACCGCCGTCGACCGCGAGCACCGGGCGGTCCGGCTCGGCGACGGCACCACGATCCACTACGACAAGCTGCTCCTCGCCACCGGCGCCGAGCCGCGCCGCCTCGACGTGCCCGGCACCGGCCTCGTCGGCGTCCACCACCTGCGCGGCCTCGCCGACGCCGACCGGCTCCAGGGCGTCCTCGCCGCCCTCGGCCGCGACAACGGCCACCTCGTCGTCGCGGGCGCGGGGTGGCTCGGCCTGGAGGTCGCGGCGACCGCGCGCGGCTACGGCGCCGAGGTCACCGTCGTCGAACCGGCCCCCACCCCGCTCCACCACGCGCTCGGCCCCGAGCTCGGCCAGTTCTTCACCGACCTGCACGCCGGGCACGGGGTCCGCTTCGCGTTCGGCACCCGTCTGTCCGAGATCGTCGGCCAGGACGGCATGGTGCTCGCCGCGCGGACCGAGGACGGCGAGGAGCACCCGGCGCATGCCGTGCTCGTCGCGGTCGGCGCCACCCCGCGCACCGCGCTCGCCGAGTCCGCCGGGCTCGCCCTCGTCGACCGGGCCCACGGCGGGGGCGTCGCCGTCGACGCCGCGCTGCGCACCTCCGACCCCGACATCCACGCCGCGGGCGACGTCGCCGCCGTCCACCATCCGCTCCTCGGCCTCCGGCTGCGCGTCGAGCACTGGGCGAACGCCCTCAACGGCGGCCCCGCCGCCGCCCGCGCCATGCTGGGCCGGAGCGTTTCCTACGACCGGGTGCCGTACTTCTTCTCCGACCAGTACGACCTGGGCCTGGAGTACTCCGGCTGGGCGCCGCCGGGCTCGTACGACCAGGTCGTGCTGCGGGGCGACGCCGGCCGGCGCCGGTTCCTCGCGTTCTGGCTGAAGGACCGCCGGGTCCTGGCCGGGATGAACGTGAACGTGTGGGACGTCACAGCCCCGGTCCAGGCCCTGGTCCGGGCGGGCGCGGCGGGCACCACCGTGGACCCCGAGGCCCTGGCGGACCCGTCGGCCCCCCTGGAGTCCCTGCTCCCACCCGCGTAG
- a CDS encoding deoxyguanosinetriphosphate triphosphohydrolase, protein MEGTTQATDAHQTTDPTRTNPPNHPVGPSAPAGPAPASGPYDETATERWAAEPDKRPGRTAFQRDRARVLHSAALRRLAGKTQVVTPGTLAEWDASPRTRLTHSLECAQVGRELGAALGCDPDLVEAACLSHDMGHPPFGHNGEQALNEFAKDCGGFEGNAQSLRLLTRIEPKRFVPGGPGGEPVSVGLNLTRAALDAATKYPWPRGAHPTDPHSPKFGVYEDDLPVFDWVRLGAPEGRTCFEAQVMDWSDDVAYSVHDFEDGLHAGHIDPGLLLSAPERADVWRVAAGRYVPGDTDPEELSEALDRLLGQEWWPHGYDGTALAQARLKDATSQLIGRFCLAAEAATRQAYGSGRLTRYGARLVVPRETRNECAVLKAVADRYVMQRAEQEALRADQRVVIAELAEALVHRAPDDLDPQFRALFEAAPDDRARKRVVVDQIASFTDASARALHARLAAPGSR, encoded by the coding sequence ATGGAAGGCACGACCCAGGCGACCGACGCGCACCAGACGACCGACCCGACCCGGACGAACCCCCCGAACCATCCCGTCGGGCCCTCCGCTCCGGCCGGGCCCGCCCCCGCATCCGGCCCGTACGACGAGACCGCCACCGAACGCTGGGCCGCCGAACCCGACAAGCGCCCCGGCCGCACCGCCTTCCAGCGCGACCGGGCCCGCGTCCTGCACTCCGCCGCCCTGCGCCGGCTCGCCGGCAAGACCCAGGTCGTCACCCCCGGCACCCTCGCCGAATGGGACGCCAGCCCCCGCACCCGGCTCACCCACTCCCTGGAGTGCGCCCAGGTCGGTCGTGAGCTCGGCGCCGCCCTCGGCTGCGACCCCGACCTCGTCGAGGCCGCCTGCCTCTCCCACGACATGGGCCACCCGCCCTTCGGGCACAACGGCGAGCAGGCGCTCAACGAGTTCGCCAAGGACTGCGGCGGCTTCGAGGGCAACGCCCAGTCGCTGCGGCTGCTCACCCGCATCGAACCCAAGCGGTTCGTCCCCGGCGGCCCCGGCGGCGAGCCCGTCAGCGTCGGCCTCAACCTCACCCGCGCCGCCCTCGACGCCGCCACCAAGTACCCCTGGCCGCGCGGCGCCCACCCCACCGACCCGCACTCGCCGAAGTTCGGCGTCTACGAGGACGACCTGCCCGTCTTCGACTGGGTCCGCCTCGGCGCCCCCGAGGGCCGCACCTGCTTCGAGGCGCAGGTCATGGACTGGTCCGACGACGTCGCCTACTCCGTCCACGACTTCGAGGACGGCCTCCACGCCGGCCACATCGACCCGGGCCTCCTCCTCTCCGCCCCCGAACGCGCCGACGTCTGGCGCGTCGCCGCCGGCCGCTACGTCCCGGGGGACACCGACCCCGAGGAGCTGTCCGAGGCACTCGACCGGCTCCTCGGACAGGAGTGGTGGCCCCACGGCTACGACGGCACCGCCCTCGCCCAGGCCCGGCTCAAGGACGCCACCAGTCAGCTCATCGGCCGTTTCTGCCTCGCCGCCGAGGCCGCGACCCGCCAGGCGTACGGATCGGGCCGGCTCACCCGGTACGGCGCCCGCCTCGTCGTCCCCCGCGAGACCCGCAACGAGTGCGCGGTCCTCAAGGCCGTCGCCGACCGGTACGTGATGCAGCGCGCCGAGCAGGAGGCCCTCCGCGCCGACCAGCGCGTCGTGATCGCCGAGCTCGCCGAGGCACTCGTCCACCGCGCCCCCGACGACCTCGACCCCCAGTTCCGCGCCCTGTTCGAGGCCGCCCCCGACGACCGCGCCCGCAAGCGGGTCGTCGTCGACCAGATCGCCTCCTTCACCGACGCCTCCGCCCGTGCCCTGCACGCCCGCCTCGCGGCGCCCGGCAGCCGGTAG
- a CDS encoding sirohydrochlorin chelatase, whose protein sequence is MSSPHRPPTLIAVAHGSRDPRALPTVTALLDRVRALRPGLPVRLGHIELNAPLLPDTLDALPAGGDAVLVPLLFGRGHHVKHDLPRAAAAAAPRTRVRVADPLGPHPLLAEALHDRLVEAGWRDGPATRRHAGVVLAAAGSRDPDYGAAHLPGGPGPTGGIPALAALLGERLGGVPVVAAYASAAAPTVPEAVRALTARGRTRIAVASCFTAPGLFATRSAAAAPWLASAPLGPHPALARLVLHRYDRALARRAESAPPAYASV, encoded by the coding sequence ATGAGCTCACCCCACCGGCCCCCCACCCTGATCGCCGTCGCCCACGGCAGCCGAGACCCGCGGGCCCTGCCCACCGTGACCGCCCTGCTCGACCGGGTCCGCGCGCTGCGCCCCGGCCTGCCGGTCCGGCTCGGCCACATCGAACTGAACGCCCCGCTGCTCCCCGACACCCTGGACGCCCTGCCCGCGGGCGGCGACGCCGTCCTCGTCCCCCTCCTCTTCGGCCGCGGCCACCACGTCAAGCACGACCTGCCCCGCGCCGCCGCGGCCGCCGCCCCCCGCACCCGCGTCCGGGTCGCCGACCCGCTCGGCCCGCACCCGCTGCTCGCCGAGGCGCTGCACGACCGGCTCGTCGAGGCCGGCTGGCGCGACGGCCCGGCCACCCGCCGCCACGCCGGGGTCGTCCTCGCCGCGGCCGGCTCCCGCGACCCCGACTACGGCGCCGCGCACCTCCCCGGCGGCCCCGGCCCCACCGGCGGCATCCCGGCCCTCGCCGCGCTCCTCGGCGAACGCCTCGGCGGCGTACCCGTCGTGGCCGCCTACGCCTCCGCCGCCGCGCCGACCGTCCCCGAGGCGGTCCGGGCCCTCACCGCCCGCGGCCGCACCCGGATCGCCGTGGCCTCCTGCTTCACCGCGCCCGGCCTCTTCGCCACCCGCAGCGCCGCCGCGGCGCCCTGGCTCGCCTCCGCCCCCCTCGGCCCGCACCCCGCGCTCGCCCGCCTCGTCCTGCACCGCTACGACCGGGCGCTCGCCCGCCGCGCGGAGTCCGCTCCCCCCGCGTACGCCTCCGTCTGA
- a CDS encoding aquaporin, with product MGGAVALRRRVLAELVGTGALVAAVVGSGIQAAGLSDDVGVRLLANSLASAIGLGLLVALLGPVSGGHLNPVVTLCAWWYRRRGGAPVPAREVGLYLAAQLVGAAAGALLAEAMFGRTPGGSGWSWATQVRSEGHLLLGETVATAGLVLLVVGLERLDRTELAPVAVAAYVAAAIWFTSSGSFANPAATMGRSLTDSFTGIAPGSLPGFVAAQLAGAVLGGVLAAVVYGGGPTPPPVPRPRGPGTPA from the coding sequence ATGGGAGGGGCGGTGGCACTGCGCCGGCGTGTGCTCGCCGAGCTGGTCGGGACGGGGGCGCTCGTCGCCGCCGTCGTCGGGTCGGGCATCCAGGCCGCCGGGCTCAGCGACGACGTCGGCGTACGGCTGCTGGCGAACTCGCTCGCGTCGGCGATCGGGCTCGGCCTGCTCGTCGCGCTGCTCGGCCCAGTCTCCGGAGGGCACCTCAACCCCGTGGTCACCCTGTGCGCGTGGTGGTACCGCCGCCGCGGCGGGGCGCCCGTCCCCGCGCGCGAGGTGGGGCTCTACCTCGCCGCGCAGCTGGTGGGCGCGGCGGCCGGGGCGCTGCTCGCCGAGGCGATGTTCGGGCGGACTCCGGGCGGGAGCGGCTGGTCCTGGGCGACGCAGGTGCGCTCGGAGGGGCACCTGCTGCTCGGCGAGACGGTCGCCACCGCCGGGCTCGTCCTGCTGGTCGTCGGCCTGGAGCGGCTGGACCGGACGGAGCTCGCCCCGGTGGCGGTCGCCGCGTACGTGGCGGCCGCGATCTGGTTCACCTCGTCCGGGTCGTTCGCGAATCCGGCCGCCACCATGGGCCGTTCGCTCACCGACTCGTTCACCGGGATCGCGCCCGGCTCCCTGCCCGGCTTCGTCGCCGCCCAGCTCGCCGGCGCGGTCCTGGGCGGCGTCCTCGCCGCAGTGGTGTACGGGGGCGGCCCCACCCCGCCGCCGGTTCCCCGCCCGCGGGGGCCCGGCACTCCGGCCTGA
- a CDS encoding arylamine N-acetyltransferase family protein, with translation MDTLSPARTDAYLRRIGADRPDRPTEAALRDLQLRHLMVVPFENLSIHLGEDVVLAEEALVAKIVDGRRGGFCYELNGAFAALLRTLGYEVELLQARVFGEDGRPGIPYDHLALRVRAADGDGRAWLADVGFGDHSHFPLRLDDPGDQRDPAGVFRLVPSAEPDAAGDLDVVRDGTPRYRLEQRPRVLRDFAAGAWWHRTSPESPFTRAPLCSLPTGRGRVTLSGRRLVTTDGGAREEHELEGDGELLAAYREHFGVRLDRVPVPLHPRP, from the coding sequence ATGGACACCCTGTCGCCCGCGCGCACCGACGCCTACCTGCGCCGCATCGGCGCCGACCGGCCCGACCGCCCCACCGAGGCCGCCCTGCGCGACCTCCAGCTGCGCCACCTGATGGTGGTGCCCTTCGAGAACCTCTCGATCCACCTGGGCGAGGACGTCGTGCTGGCGGAGGAGGCGCTCGTCGCCAAGATCGTGGACGGGCGGCGCGGCGGCTTCTGCTACGAGTTGAACGGGGCGTTCGCGGCGCTGCTGCGCACGCTCGGCTACGAGGTGGAGCTGCTCCAGGCCCGGGTGTTCGGCGAGGACGGCCGTCCGGGCATCCCGTACGACCACCTCGCCCTGCGGGTCCGGGCGGCGGACGGCGACGGCCGGGCCTGGCTGGCCGACGTGGGTTTCGGCGACCACAGCCACTTCCCGCTGCGGCTCGACGACCCGGGCGACCAGCGGGACCCGGCGGGGGTGTTCCGCCTCGTCCCGAGCGCGGAGCCCGACGCGGCCGGCGACCTCGACGTGGTGCGGGACGGCACGCCCCGGTACCGGCTGGAGCAACGGCCGCGCGTCCTGCGCGACTTCGCGGCCGGCGCGTGGTGGCACCGCACCTCGCCCGAGTCGCCGTTCACGCGCGCGCCGCTCTGCTCGCTGCCGACCGGGCGCGGCCGGGTCACGCTCAGCGGCCGCAGGCTCGTCACCACCGACGGCGGGGCACGGGAGGAACACGAGCTGGAGGGGGACGGCGAGCTCCTCGCCGCCTACCGTGAGCACTTCGGGGTGCGGCTGGACCGGGTGCCCGTGCCGCTGCACCCCCGGCCGTGA
- the cutA gene encoding divalent-cation tolerance protein CutA — protein sequence MTEVLTVLTTTDSAAKAGELARSAVEARVAACAQVSGPVTSVYRWEGAVENAQEWQVLFKTARARYEALEAHLRAHHDYDTPEIIATPVVRGDAGYLAWVERETAG from the coding sequence GTGACCGAGGTGCTGACCGTACTGACCACCACCGACTCCGCGGCGAAGGCCGGGGAGCTGGCGCGGAGCGCGGTCGAGGCGCGGGTCGCCGCCTGCGCGCAGGTCTCCGGGCCGGTGACGTCGGTGTACCGCTGGGAGGGCGCCGTGGAGAACGCCCAGGAGTGGCAGGTGCTGTTCAAGACGGCCCGCGCCCGCTACGAGGCGCTGGAGGCCCACCTCCGCGCCCACCACGACTACGACACCCCGGAGATCATCGCCACGCCGGTGGTCCGGGGCGACGCCGGCTACCTGGCGTGGGTCGAGCGGGAGACGGCCGGGTGA
- a CDS encoding gamma-glutamylcyclotransferase family protein has product MSAGELPFFVYGTLRPGEVNHGLFLAGRTAAVEPARLPGAALHDGPGYPYAVPGGHGEVAGDLVHAAPGAYGELLSELDRLEEYLGPGHPLNLYERRPCDTVRLRDGAVVRAWVYVPAPRTTPGAPIPGGDWLSRRPVPGAPRTP; this is encoded by the coding sequence GTGAGCGCCGGGGAGCTGCCGTTCTTCGTGTACGGGACGCTCCGGCCCGGCGAGGTCAACCACGGCCTGTTCCTGGCGGGCCGCACCGCCGCCGTGGAGCCGGCCCGGCTGCCCGGCGCCGCCCTGCACGACGGTCCCGGCTACCCGTACGCGGTGCCCGGCGGCCACGGAGAGGTGGCCGGCGACCTGGTGCACGCCGCGCCCGGCGCGTACGGGGAGCTGCTGTCGGAGCTGGATCGGTTGGAGGAGTACCTCGGGCCCGGCCACCCGCTGAACCTCTACGAGCGGCGTCCCTGCGACACCGTGCGGCTGCGGGACGGGGCCGTGGTCCGGGCCTGGGTGTACGTCCCGGCGCCGCGCACCACGCCCGGGGCGCCGATCCCGGGCGGCGACTGGCTCAGTCGCCGGCCGGTTCCAGGCGCACCGCGCACACCTTGA
- a CDS encoding molybdopterin oxidoreductase family protein: MLATTSTHCPYCALQCGMDLRPTEGGGVDVVERTDFPVNRGALCGKGRTAPAVLSSRVRLTGPLVRSPATGGLEPATWEEALRAVADGLRRTRAAHGPDAVGVFGGGGLTNEKAYGLGKFARLVLGTSQIDYNGRFCMSSAAAAHTRAFGLDRGLPFPLEDLPRTGCVILVGSNLAETMPPALRYLTELRENGGKLVVVDPRRTRTAEQADLHLAPRPGTDLALALGLLHLVVAEGRVDEEFVESRTTGWAGARAAAMAHWPALVERITGVPVTALRETVRMFCNAESGMVLTARGPEQQSKGTDTVGAWINLCLATGRAGRPLSGYGCLTGQGNGQGGREHGQKADQLPGYRKLDDPEARAHVAAVWGVDPDTLPGPGRSAYELLDALGTDVRALLLMGSNPVVSAPRAAHVEERLRSLDFLAVADVVLSETAALADVVLPVTQWAEETGTTTNLEGRVLLRRRALTPPDGVRTDLEVLNGIAALLGWEKGFPTDPEEVFDELRRASAGGAADYAGISYRRIVEEDGVFWPCPDPDHPGTPRLFLDRFSTPDGRARFVPVTHRPAAEETDDEYPVVLTTGRVVAQYQSGAQTRRVAELNAAAPGPFVELHPRLAERVGVADGERVAVVSRRGRAVAPARVTTSIRPDTVFMPFHWPGEGRANTLTNPALDPTSRMPEFKVCAVRLEPAGD; encoded by the coding sequence ATGCTCGCCACCACCTCCACGCACTGCCCGTACTGCGCCCTCCAGTGCGGGATGGACCTCCGCCCCACCGAGGGCGGCGGCGTCGACGTCGTGGAGCGTACGGACTTCCCCGTCAACCGGGGAGCGCTGTGCGGCAAGGGACGTACCGCACCCGCCGTGCTCTCCTCCCGGGTCAGGCTGACCGGGCCGCTCGTCCGGAGCCCCGCCACGGGCGGACTCGAACCGGCCACCTGGGAGGAGGCGCTGCGCGCCGTCGCCGACGGGCTGCGGCGCACCCGCGCCGCGCACGGCCCCGACGCCGTCGGCGTGTTCGGCGGCGGCGGGCTCACCAACGAGAAGGCGTACGGTCTCGGCAAGTTCGCCCGGCTGGTCCTCGGCACCTCGCAGATCGACTACAACGGCCGCTTCTGCATGTCGTCCGCGGCGGCCGCGCACACCAGGGCGTTCGGCCTGGACCGGGGGCTGCCCTTCCCACTGGAGGACCTGCCCCGTACCGGCTGCGTCATCCTGGTCGGCTCGAACCTCGCGGAGACCATGCCGCCCGCCCTGCGGTACCTGACCGAACTGCGGGAGAACGGCGGCAAGCTCGTCGTCGTCGACCCGCGCCGCACCCGCACCGCCGAACAGGCCGACCTCCACCTCGCGCCCCGCCCCGGAACCGACCTCGCCCTCGCCCTCGGGCTGCTCCACCTCGTCGTCGCCGAGGGGCGCGTGGACGAGGAGTTCGTCGAGAGCCGCACCACGGGCTGGGCCGGGGCCCGCGCCGCCGCGATGGCCCACTGGCCGGCGCTGGTCGAGCGCATCACCGGCGTGCCGGTGACCGCGCTGCGCGAGACGGTACGGATGTTCTGCAACGCGGAGAGCGGCATGGTGCTCACCGCCCGCGGCCCCGAGCAGCAGTCGAAGGGCACCGACACCGTCGGCGCCTGGATCAACCTCTGCCTGGCCACCGGCCGTGCCGGCCGCCCCCTGTCCGGGTACGGCTGCCTGACCGGGCAGGGCAACGGCCAGGGCGGGCGCGAGCACGGCCAGAAGGCCGACCAGCTGCCCGGCTACCGCAAGCTCGACGACCCGGAGGCGCGCGCCCACGTCGCCGCCGTGTGGGGCGTCGACCCCGACACCCTGCCCGGCCCCGGCCGCAGCGCGTACGAACTGCTCGACGCGCTCGGCACGGACGTGCGCGCGCTGCTGCTGATGGGCTCCAACCCGGTCGTCTCCGCGCCGCGCGCCGCGCACGTCGAGGAGCGGCTGCGGTCACTCGACTTCCTCGCCGTCGCCGACGTGGTGCTGTCGGAGACGGCCGCCCTCGCCGACGTGGTGCTGCCCGTCACGCAGTGGGCCGAGGAGACCGGCACCACCACCAACCTGGAGGGCCGGGTCCTGCTGCGCCGCCGGGCGTTGACCCCGCCCGACGGCGTGCGCACCGACCTGGAGGTCCTGAACGGGATCGCCGCCCTGCTCGGCTGGGAGAAGGGCTTCCCGACCGACCCGGAGGAGGTCTTCGACGAGCTGCGCCGCGCCTCCGCGGGCGGCGCCGCCGACTACGCGGGCATCAGCTACCGGCGCATCGTGGAGGAGGACGGCGTCTTCTGGCCCTGCCCCGACCCCGACCACCCGGGGACACCCCGGCTCTTCCTCGACCGGTTTTCGACCCCCGACGGCCGGGCCAGGTTCGTCCCGGTCACCCACCGCCCGGCCGCCGAGGAGACGGACGACGAGTACCCCGTGGTGCTCACGACGGGCCGGGTCGTCGCCCAGTACCAGTCGGGCGCCCAGACCCGGCGGGTCGCCGAGCTGAACGCCGCCGCGCCCGGGCCGTTCGTCGAGCTGCACCCGCGGCTCGCCGAGCGGGTCGGGGTCGCCGACGGCGAGCGGGTGGCGGTCGTGTCGCGGCGCGGGCGGGCGGTCGCCCCGGCCCGCGTCACCACGTCGATCCGGCCCGACACGGTCTTCATGCCCTTCCACTGGCCGGGCGAGGGCCGCGCCAACACCCTCACCAACCCGGCGCTCGACCCGACGTCCCGCATGCCCGAGTTCAAGGTGTGCGCGGTGCGCCTGGAACCGGCCGGCGACTGA
- a CDS encoding SanA/YdcF family protein, with the protein MRRTTRRTPDGTRRGRRRLVRGAVLACVLALAPATWLHTSTAGSLRTTADVPARDVAVVFGAGLWKGRPTPYLAHRLDAAAELYRTGKVKVVLVTGDNGRVEYDEPDAMRAYLVEQGVPTTRVVSDHAGFDTWDSCVRAKRIFGVDRAVLVTQDFHIRRAVALCRAAGVDSYGVGVGEPRDAVWYQGQVRELAAAGKAAADVVLRPDPTFLGHREPGVAQALAAADRPAAD; encoded by the coding sequence ATGCGGCGCACGACACGGAGGACGCCGGACGGCACCCGCCGCGGCCGGCGGCGGCTGGTGCGGGGCGCGGTACTGGCCTGCGTCCTGGCGCTCGCACCGGCGACCTGGCTGCACACCAGCACCGCCGGCAGCCTCCGCACCACCGCCGACGTACCCGCCCGCGACGTCGCCGTGGTCTTCGGCGCCGGACTGTGGAAGGGTCGCCCCACCCCCTACCTCGCCCACCGCCTGGACGCCGCCGCCGAGCTGTACCGCACCGGCAAGGTGAAGGTCGTCCTCGTCACCGGCGACAACGGCCGCGTCGAGTACGACGAGCCCGACGCCATGCGCGCCTACCTCGTCGAGCAGGGGGTGCCGACGACCCGTGTCGTCAGCGACCACGCGGGCTTCGACACCTGGGACTCGTGCGTCCGCGCGAAGCGGATCTTCGGCGTCGACCGGGCGGTCCTCGTCACCCAGGACTTCCACATCCGCCGCGCCGTCGCCCTGTGCCGGGCGGCGGGCGTCGACTCGTACGGCGTCGGCGTCGGCGAACCGCGCGACGCCGTCTGGTACCAGGGCCAGGTCCGCGAGCTGGCCGCCGCGGGGAAGGCCGCCGCGGACGTGGTGCTGCGGCCCGACCCGACGTTCCTCGGCCACCGGGAGCCGGGCGTGGCGCAGGCGCTCGCCGCGGCCGACCGACCAGCGGCCGACTGA